From a single Micromonospora pallida genomic region:
- a CDS encoding Lrp/AsnC family transcriptional regulator: MDDMDWALLRELQADARLSFSELSRRVHLSPPAVAERVRRLEESGVITGYHAHVDLARAGRSVLALIRMSCYGPRCILHDPAVADWPEILEIHRITGDACSMLKVAAGSMNGFEAVIDRLAPYGQPSSTMVLSTPMGWQSVTPLATDSADRPDPPARRR, translated from the coding sequence GTGGACGACATGGACTGGGCGCTGCTGCGGGAGTTGCAGGCCGACGCACGCCTGTCGTTCAGCGAACTCTCCCGCCGGGTCCACCTCTCCCCACCGGCGGTGGCCGAGCGGGTACGCCGCCTCGAGGAGTCCGGGGTGATCACCGGCTACCACGCCCACGTGGACCTGGCCCGCGCCGGACGGAGCGTCCTCGCCCTGATCCGGATGTCCTGCTACGGCCCGCGCTGCATCCTGCACGACCCGGCGGTCGCCGACTGGCCCGAGATCCTGGAGATCCACCGGATCACCGGCGACGCGTGCAGCATGCTCAAGGTCGCCGCCGGCTCGATGAACGGGTTCGAGGCGGTGATCGACCGGCTCGCCCCGTACGGCCAGCCGTCCAGCACCATGGTCCTCTCCACCCCGATGGGCTGGCAGTCGGTGACCCCGCTCGCCACGGACTCCGCCGACCGCCCGGACCCACCCGCCCGCCGCCGCTGA
- a CDS encoding tryptophan 2,3-dioxygenase, with amino-acid sequence MEKTDLRVPALAATVRPLTPRQRTARAARNGGRPTLEFTERVPYDTYVHASTLHTLQQPLSGDPGEMSFLMVSQIMELYFGLTCHELREAQRLLRADRVWDALAPLRRTALHLEGLNAAWQSLRWMTPADFNRFRDLLGEGSGFQSAKYRELEFLLGLRNPALIRPFRRQTEVYAQLRAALDAPSVWDDVLALLGRHGFDLPADLLDRDVTVEHESHPLVESAWVRIYADAGPDNHLRLLGEALTTVAEQFGDWRYQHLKAVQRAMGAKVGSGGSAGLTWLRRSMERVVFPELWSARTAM; translated from the coding sequence GTGGAGAAGACGGACCTGCGGGTGCCCGCCCTGGCCGCGACGGTGCGCCCGCTGACCCCACGGCAACGCACGGCGCGGGCGGCGCGCAACGGTGGCCGCCCGACGTTGGAGTTCACCGAGCGGGTGCCCTACGACACGTATGTGCACGCCAGCACCCTGCATACGCTGCAACAGCCGCTCAGCGGCGACCCGGGCGAGATGTCCTTCCTGATGGTCAGCCAGATCATGGAGCTGTACTTCGGGCTGACCTGCCACGAGCTGCGGGAGGCCCAACGGCTGCTCCGCGCCGACCGGGTCTGGGACGCGCTGGCCCCGCTGCGCCGTACCGCCCTGCACCTCGAGGGGCTCAACGCCGCCTGGCAGAGCCTGCGGTGGATGACCCCGGCCGACTTCAACCGGTTCCGCGACCTGCTCGGTGAGGGCTCCGGGTTCCAGTCGGCGAAGTATCGGGAGCTGGAGTTCCTGCTCGGTCTCCGTAACCCGGCGCTGATCCGCCCGTTCCGGCGGCAGACCGAGGTGTACGCGCAACTGCGGGCCGCCCTCGACGCGCCGAGCGTGTGGGACGACGTGCTCGCCCTGCTCGGCCGGCACGGCTTCGACCTGCCGGCCGACCTGCTCGACCGGGACGTGACGGTGGAACACGAGTCGCACCCGCTGGTCGAGTCGGCCTGGGTGCGGATCTACGCCGACGCCGGGCCGGACAACCACCTCCGACTGCTCGGCGAGGCGCTCACCACGGTCGCCGAGCAGTTCGGCGACTGGCGGTACCAGCACCTCAAGGCGGTGCAACGCGCCATGGGCGCCAAGGTGGGCAGCGGCGGCTCGGCCGGGCTGACCTGGCTGCGCCGCAGCATGGAACGGGTCGTCTTCCCGGAACTCTGGTCTGCCCGTACCGCGATGTGA
- a CDS encoding HNH endonuclease, whose amino-acid sequence MPDIRPTMGSGALVLNATYEPLCVVSVRRAAILVLTAKAVCVADGDGVLHSAFDALPVPSVVRLTRFVRVPYRTHVGLSRRALFARDGWRCAYCRGPAETIDHVFPRSRGGRHAWENVVAACARCNHTKGDKTPAEMGWRLNAMPAAPKGTAWRVLGHRAPDPRWADWLDLRESEAAA is encoded by the coding sequence ATGCCTGACATACGACCCACAATGGGCTCCGGCGCGTTGGTCCTCAACGCCACCTACGAGCCGTTGTGTGTCGTGTCGGTGCGTCGGGCCGCGATCCTGGTGCTCACCGCCAAGGCCGTCTGTGTGGCCGACGGTGACGGTGTCCTGCACAGCGCCTTCGACGCGCTGCCGGTCCCCTCGGTGGTCCGGCTGACCCGGTTCGTCCGGGTGCCGTACCGCACCCACGTCGGGCTCTCCCGGCGGGCGCTCTTCGCTCGGGACGGCTGGCGGTGCGCCTACTGCCGGGGGCCGGCCGAGACCATCGACCACGTCTTCCCGCGTAGCCGGGGCGGCCGGCATGCCTGGGAGAACGTGGTCGCCGCGTGCGCCCGCTGCAACCACACCAAGGGCGACAAGACGCCGGCGGAGATGGGCTGGCGGCTGAACGCCATGCCGGCGGCCCCCAAGGGCACGGCCTGGCGGGTGCTCGGGCATCGCGCGCCCGATCCGCGGTGGGCGGACTGGCTCGACCTGCGGGAGAGCGAGGCGGCTGCCTGA
- a CDS encoding alpha/beta hydrolase, translating to MTVEVPFCPLPVDQSDVRYAHGPDSYRQPGVPAGQTIEFGWDDSTIYPGTSRRFWVHLPAQYDPSQPASLMVFLDGQWYLDPEGEVRGATVLDNLIHCGDIPVTIGLFVDPGIRVGAENPKNRNVEYDAFDDRLVTFLLTEIIPQVTQRYSITDDADQWGICGGSSGGNGAFTAGWLRPDRFRRVMCCLSSFVQMPHGNPYPELISSVARKPLRIFLQAGHRDLHWNEPQRNWLANNLRVAAALAEAGYDFRLVLGDGGHSPNHGGVLLPDALRWLWRPAGT from the coding sequence GTGACCGTAGAGGTGCCGTTCTGTCCCCTTCCCGTGGACCAGTCGGACGTCCGCTATGCCCACGGTCCCGATTCGTATCGGCAGCCGGGCGTGCCCGCCGGTCAGACCATCGAGTTCGGCTGGGACGACAGCACCATCTATCCGGGCACCTCACGGAGGTTTTGGGTCCACCTGCCCGCTCAATACGACCCGTCGCAGCCCGCGTCGCTGATGGTGTTCCTGGACGGACAGTGGTATCTCGATCCGGAGGGCGAAGTCCGGGGCGCGACAGTCCTGGACAACCTCATCCACTGCGGTGACATCCCGGTCACCATCGGCCTTTTCGTCGACCCTGGCATCCGTGTTGGCGCCGAGAACCCCAAGAACCGCAACGTCGAGTACGACGCGTTCGACGATCGCCTGGTCACCTTCCTGCTGACCGAGATCATCCCGCAGGTCACGCAGCGCTACTCGATCACCGACGACGCAGACCAGTGGGGCATCTGTGGCGGCAGTAGCGGCGGCAACGGGGCATTCACTGCCGGATGGCTCCGCCCAGACAGGTTCCGTCGCGTGATGTGCTGCCTGTCCAGCTTCGTGCAGATGCCCCACGGAAACCCCTACCCTGAGTTGATCTCCAGCGTTGCCCGCAAGCCGCTACGCATCTTCCTGCAGGCAGGCCATCGAGATCTGCACTGGAACGAGCCCCAACGAAACTGGCTCGCCAACAACCTGCGCGTCGCGGCCGCCTTGGCGGAAGCGGGCTATGACTTCCGGCTCGTGCTCGGCGACGGCGGCCACAGCCCCAACCACGGCGGCGTCCTCCTGCCCGACGCGCTCCGATGGCTGTGGCGCCCCGCCGGCACCTGA
- a CDS encoding class F sortase translates to MAGSRLRRLLVPLGRSAAGLIHLLCWSLVTVTRGLRQDGVLLGLGLRQSAALLRRSAVALGRGIVVLAQGLGCFLGRLRRVAAQASQAGVLVANPAGHRGHPGRQGHPDRRGHTVAPRRTPFHRWGRRRTARSGPGAPVLVVASLMVLIVAMLGVEQVTGTSLLPDRIGAGLRPPPRKFPVLAASPPVELEIQALDLRAPVHHVGLAADGTIGVPDAKRAQEAAWYDQGPTPGQYGPAVIVGHVDTTNGPAVFHDLKRLRAGDRIEVDRADRSVAVFEVNAVERFGKERLPVDEVFGDFSRPNLRLITCGGRWVGGATGYADNVVVFASLVQARHP, encoded by the coding sequence ATGGCCGGCTCCCGCCTGCGACGGCTGCTCGTACCGCTCGGCCGAAGCGCCGCCGGACTGATCCACCTCCTGTGCTGGTCGCTCGTCACGGTCACGCGGGGTCTACGGCAGGACGGCGTCCTGCTCGGGCTCGGCCTACGGCAAAGCGCCGCCCTGCTACGCCGCTCGGCCGTCGCCCTCGGTCGCGGAATCGTCGTCCTCGCTCAGGGTCTGGGGTGCTTCCTGGGCCGGCTCCGGAGGGTGGCGGCCCAGGCCAGCCAGGCGGGGGTACTGGTCGCCAATCCCGCCGGCCACCGGGGGCACCCCGGCCGCCAGGGACACCCCGACCGCCGGGGGCACACGGTCGCCCCGCGCCGGACACCGTTCCACCGCTGGGGACGCCGCCGGACGGCGCGCTCCGGGCCGGGCGCCCCGGTACTGGTGGTCGCCTCGTTGATGGTGCTGATCGTGGCGATGCTCGGGGTCGAGCAGGTCACCGGCACCAGCCTGCTGCCGGACCGGATCGGCGCCGGCCTGCGCCCGCCGCCCCGGAAGTTCCCGGTGCTGGCGGCCAGCCCGCCAGTGGAGCTCGAGATCCAGGCCCTGGACCTGCGTGCGCCCGTCCACCACGTCGGGCTCGCCGCCGACGGCACGATCGGCGTACCGGACGCGAAGCGCGCCCAGGAGGCCGCCTGGTACGACCAGGGTCCGACCCCGGGACAGTACGGCCCGGCAGTGATCGTCGGCCACGTGGACACCACGAACGGCCCGGCGGTCTTCCACGACCTGAAGCGGCTGCGGGCCGGGGACCGGATCGAGGTGGACCGGGCCGACCGGTCGGTGGCGGTCTTCGAGGTGAACGCGGTAGAGCGGTTCGGCAAGGAACGGCTGCCGGTGGACGAGGTCTTCGGCGACTTCAGCCGCCCCAACCTGCGATTGATCACGTGCGGTGGCCGCTGGGTGGGCGGCGCGACCGGCTACGCCGACAACGTCGTCGTCTTCGCCTCACTGGTCCAGGCCCGACACCCCTGA